TCAGGATGAAGAATTTGCCGATGAAATTCTGGACCACCTGCAAGCTGTAAAACAGGAACATCCCAATTTGGGTCATTTGATTGATGACGGAATTAGCTTGGTGGATAATGCAGGGGTGATCAGCTAAGGCTATCCAAAGTCCATAAATGGATACTCTAGGCTCAAAGCTTCTATTTTCGCCTTAAGGCCCACTCGAAAATCTTTGTAGGCCCTAGCATCGGGATTAAAAGGGCGATGATCTAATCCTTTCTGAATCTCTTCTACAGACCGCATTGTTGTCAGTGCTTTTTGATCGATACAGCCCGATGTAAATTTTTCCCAGATGTAGTCCACCGCAAGGGAATTCGGATGAACCATGTCGGCCTCATAAAATCTGTAATCCCGTAATTCATCCATCATCAGCTCATAGGAAGGAAAGTAAAAAGGCGCTTGACTTGAAAATTCATCGATAAGCTCATGCACGGCACAAAGTAAGTGCGCTTTGCTCCGCTGATTCTCCACAAATCCATCCTTGAGATGTCTCACCGGCGAAACCGTGAGAATAATACTTATCTCTGGATTAATCTTATAAAGAGCTGCCCTTATGGCGATTAGGTCCTTCTGAATATTTGACGGACTGGAGAGCACCTTATTAAATTCCTTTCGGGCCACTTTATAGCAATTGGCAACCCGCATCCCATTGTCCTTCCTTGTGTAACCCCAGGCTGTTCCCAGAGTAATCACCAAATGCGTGGCATTGTGCAACAACTCCTTTAAGTTTTTCAATTCGCTGTTCAATCCGCTGAGGAGAACATCGGGATCCGACTTGCTCATCTCAGAATGCACATCAAAACAATGCCATAATTCCTGATGACAGAACAATTCTTCTCTTCTAAACTCCTTTTCTTCCGAGGCACGGGAAATCAAATTCGAAATAGCCTGAGGGTGGTAAATAATACCGAAAGGGTTTACCGTGCTTCTGAATTTGTAGTATGCTAGTTTAGCAGCAATATGAGTTGCAAAACAAGACCCTAGCAACAACACCTTACTCTGATATGAAATTGGATTTGGGGCCTTGACTACGGGGAGCTGAGTTTGAAGATCCATGGCCTTAGCTAATTAGGGATCGGACTTGTTTCAGCGCTTTTTGTATTCCCGCCGGATTCTTCCCACCTGCTGTAGCGAAGAAAGGTTGCCCGCCGCCACCGCCCTGGATATATTTCCCCAGTTCTTTTACGATCTGGCCGGCATTCCATCCTTTAGAGGCAACCAATTCTTTGGAAATATAACAACTTAGCAGGGCCTTTCCGCCTTTTGAGGAAGCAAAAAGTAAAAACAATTTATCCTCTTCTTGTCCCATCTCAAAAGCCAGATCTTTCATAGCTCCCGCATCGAGATCCACCTCCTTTGCCAGGAAATAAAAATCATCTATAGATTCTAATTCTCCTTTGAATTGAATTTTCAGAGACCTGGCCTTGTCTTTTAACAGCGACTCGATTTCCCTTTTCATTGCATTGTTCTCTTCCAGCAAATGCTCTACCGCTTTAACGGGATCTCCACTGCTTTTCAAATGCGATTTGATCTCATCAAGTTGTTGGTTCTTATCTTCGTAGAAATCGCGGACTGCGTCTGAGGTGATTGCCTCAATCCTTCTGACACCGGCTGCTATGGCACCTTCAGACACTATTTTGAAATGCCAGATGTCTGCCGTGTTACTCACATGAGTACCTCCGCAGAGTTCTATGGAGTCACCAAATCGGACCGTGCGTACCTGTTCTCCGTATTTCTCACCGAAAAGCGCAATTGCACCTTCTTTCAGGGCTTTTTCCATAGGAATATTGCGTTCTTCCTGCAGGGGTAGTTTT
This DNA window, taken from Muriicola soli, encodes the following:
- a CDS encoding GSCFA domain-containing protein, translated to MDLQTQLPVVKAPNPISYQSKVLLLGSCFATHIAAKLAYYKFRSTVNPFGIIYHPQAISNLISRASEEKEFRREELFCHQELWHCFDVHSEMSKSDPDVLLSGLNSELKNLKELLHNATHLVITLGTAWGYTRKDNGMRVANCYKVARKEFNKVLSSPSNIQKDLIAIRAALYKINPEISIILTVSPVRHLKDGFVENQRSKAHLLCAVHELIDEFSSQAPFYFPSYELMMDELRDYRFYEADMVHPNSLAVDYIWEKFTSGCIDQKALTTMRSVEEIQKGLDHRPFNPDARAYKDFRVGLKAKIEALSLEYPFMDFG